The Pseudomonas cavernicola DNA segment TCTGGAATTCATCGAAGACGACGAATTGGCTGAAATCACGCCAAAATCGATCCGTCTGCGTAAGAAGATCCTGGACGAGAACCTGCGCAAGCGTTCGAGCAAAGGCTAAGCCTTAGCTCACTGCGGGCTTAAGTAAAAATCCCCGCCATCGTTGATGGCGGGGATTTTTTTTGGGCAAGTAAATAGTTGCTGAGGTGAGCTAAGCATCCTCCCAAGCCGAAGGTTGCGGCTAGCGAGACAACCCAACAGAAGTAGCGATTCAGCGCCCTGCCAGTCCGACTAACGGGGCGTTTTGTTGGCAGCGAGTCAACCTGCGTGGCTATACAGTGGGCAAGCGTTGAGGAAAGGGGGGGCGATTTGCGTGGTTTGCCGGGTCGAGCAAACGTCGGATTGCTGGAAATAGCGGCAATCGGCCATACAAGTCATCCGTGCTGGCCTACTCTTTCGATCGAGCAGGCGCAGAAAGGGACTTGATATGCGCACAGTCATCGGTCTGAGTTGTAGGGTGCGAAGTTTTATGCGGCAGTTTCTTCGGCTAACGCTGGCTTTGCTGGCGCTCGGTGCGGTCGACAACGTTCTAGCGGCGCAGGGGCCTGATTGCAGTCGCGCCATGACGCTGGCTTTACATGATCACGGTTTGCTCTATTCGGCAGAAACCGATGCCGGGATCGACAAGGACTTTGCGGCTGAACTGATCAAGCGCAGTGGCTGCAAGGTGACGGTTACCCTGCTGCCGCGCGCGCGGATATGGCAGTTGATTGAATCGGGTGCCCTGGATTTCAGCCTTTCCGGCATCAGCAATGAGGCGCGGGAAAAGTTTGCCGGCTTTGCCTGGTATTTTTCTAACAAGTACTACCTGCTGGTGCGCAAAGACGCCCAGGTACAGCAACTGGCTGATTTCGAAAACAATCCAGCGCTGCAACTGGGGATTATTCGCAGCTTCCGTTATAGCCCGAATGCCAATCACCTGGTCGACCGCCTAAGCGCCGAGCGGAGGGTCAGCTATGCGAGCCGGCTGGAGCCGCTGTATGAAGTGTTGGAGATGAATCGGATCCAGGGAATGATCATCGAGCCGTTCGACTATTCGCAGGTGGAGAGCGGAGCGATCAGGCAGCTGACGCGCATTATCGATACCGGTGACGCTCCCACTCCGCATGGGCTGATCATGTCCAAGAAGTCGATTCCCGAAGCGGAGCAAGCCAAATGGCGTGCATTGGTGGAGACGATGCGCGCGGATGGCACGGTGCTGCGCATTTTTGAAAAGTACTTCCCTGCTGAACTTGCTCGAACGATGGTCGACTTTTGAAAACGCTCAAGTGGACGTTGCGCTATCAGCTACTGGCGCCGCTGACGCTGTTGGTCTCGCTGAGCGTTACCTACCTGCTTTGGCAGCATGAACAACGCAATGCCTTGCTCGATCAGCAGGAGCGCGCTGATTTCAATTTGCGTGAGGCGAGCAGCAGCATTGAGCAACGGATTGCGGCCTATGAGCAGGTGCTAAGGGGGGTGCAGGGTTTGTTTGCCGCGTCGGGCAAGGTCAAGCGTGGGGAGTTCAAAACCTATGTTGACTCTCTGCAGTTAGGCGCGGACTTTGCCGGCATCGAGGGGATTGGCTTTTTGCAATGGGTGCCGCATGCCGAAAAAGCCCAGCACATTGCCGCCCAGCAAGAACAGGGTCTGGCGCAGTACCAGATAAGGCCCGAGGGTGAGCGTGAGTTCTATGCGCCGGTGATCCAGTTGGAACTCTTCGCGGGGCGCAACCGCTTGATGTTTGGCCTTGACCCCTACGCCGAGCCTTTGCGGCGCGCGGCGATGGAGCAGGCGCGGGATTCCGGCGATGCGACCATCACCAGCAAATTGGAGCTGCTGCTGGAAGCTGATGCGCAAGCCGGCTCGCAGCCTGGCTTCGTGATGTTTTTGCCGGTGTATGCCAAAGGCCTGTCGCACGATAACCCGGTTGCTCGGCGGGCCGCGCTCAGTGGCTGGGTAGTCGCGTCGTTGCGCATCAACAAGCTGATGGCGAGTCTCTATGGTGAGCGCGCCGGTTCAGCTCAGATCAAAATCTACGATGGCGTGAGAATGGCCGAGCAGTCGCTGCTCTACGATTCGACTGGGGCCAGTGAAGTAGCCACCACCCAGCGCGGCGAAGCGGTCGAATACCTTGAGGTGGCGGGTCGAACCTGGGCCTTGGAGCTGGGTTCCCTGCCGGACATGGACACTCCCCTCAGTAAAGATAACTCCCGACTGATCGGCCTTGCTGGGATCGCCTTGAGTTTGCTGTTAACGCTGCTTACCTGGATGCTCGCCACGGGTCGCTCACGGGCGCTGGCTCTGGCCAGGGAGATGACCCAGGAGCTGCGCGAAAGCGAGACACGCCTGCGTCATCAGGCTGAACACGATGCGCTGACGGAGCTGCCCAACCGGGCGCTGTTCAGTGATCATTTGACTCATGCACTGGCTCAAGCCAGGCGCAATAAGTCGCGCTTGGCGTTGATGTTTATCGACCTCGACAAGTTCAAACCGATCAACGATACCTTGGGCCATCATGTCGGCGACGCGCTGTTGCAAGTCGTGGCGCGGCGCCTGCAGGGTTGTGTGCGCGAGTCGGATATCGTTGGGCGTTTGGGCGGCGACGAGTTCGTCGTCCTGCTGCCGGCCATCGAGAGCGAGCATGACGCGCTGCGGGTCGCCGAGAAAATCCGCGAGTCGCTTAATCAGCCGTTCGAGTTGGAGGGCGAGTTGCCCCTGAGTATTTCTTCGAGC contains these protein-coding regions:
- a CDS encoding CHASE domain-containing protein; amino-acid sequence: MKTLKWTLRYQLLAPLTLLVSLSVTYLLWQHEQRNALLDQQERADFNLREASSSIEQRIAAYEQVLRGVQGLFAASGKVKRGEFKTYVDSLQLGADFAGIEGIGFLQWVPHAEKAQHIAAQQEQGLAQYQIRPEGEREFYAPVIQLELFAGRNRLMFGLDPYAEPLRRAAMEQARDSGDATITSKLELLLEADAQAGSQPGFVMFLPVYAKGLSHDNPVARRAALSGWVVASLRINKLMASLYGERAGSAQIKIYDGVRMAEQSLLYDSTGASEVATTQRGEAVEYLEVAGRTWALELGSLPDMDTPLSKDNSRLIGLAGIALSLLLTLLTWMLATGRSRALALAREMTQELRESETRLRHQAEHDALTELPNRALFSDHLTHALAQARRNKSRLALMFIDLDKFKPINDTLGHHVGDALLQVVARRLQGCVRESDIVGRLGGDEFVVLLPAIESEHDALRVAEKIRESLNQPFELEGELPLSISSSTGIAVYPEHGSDEVQLSKNADTAMYQAKDRGRNRVQLYCPKVIERHTAQ
- a CDS encoding substrate-binding periplasmic protein — translated: MRTVIGLSCRVRSFMRQFLRLTLALLALGAVDNVLAAQGPDCSRAMTLALHDHGLLYSAETDAGIDKDFAAELIKRSGCKVTVTLLPRARIWQLIESGALDFSLSGISNEAREKFAGFAWYFSNKYYLLVRKDAQVQQLADFENNPALQLGIIRSFRYSPNANHLVDRLSAERRVSYASRLEPLYEVLEMNRIQGMIIEPFDYSQVESGAIRQLTRIIDTGDAPTPHGLIMSKKSIPEAEQAKWRALVETMRADGTVLRIFEKYFPAELARTMVDF